GACCAAATTTCCCCACTTGCTAAACTTCATTCCAAAACTGTGGGTCTAACTCCACCTAGCCTCCCCCTGGAGCGCTTTTTCACATGATTACGCGCTTTCCTCTCATGTTCTCCATAGTCTCTCGTGTTCTCAATAGCGCATGCAAAACTGCCATTTCCTTGGGGAGGAATGAGCCCTTCCCTTCAAAGATGTACAAACCCCAACAAATGATTCTCTCTTTTACTGTTCTTCATGGTCACAAAATATGGGGATTGCCAAGTCAACACCAAAAGCATCAAGCTACTCACCGGCTGGTTGCTTCTTCTGTTCTGCTGGTTTCATCTGGACCACAGTGGGAACAGCATGAACATAAGGGAAGCCTGTAGGAACAAGATGATGCGGCCCAGAGGATTGTGCAGCAGCAAACTGGGCATGATGGATAAGAGTCTGTGAAGATAAACCACCACCTTTCATGTTGTTAGCAGCAGCAGCCACTGCCTTGGCAGGATCAGTGGTGCCGGTATTATTAGCAAGCGTAACAGGAGTGCAGAGTGACAACATCCCACTTGACGATGTCCCTGATGATCCCTGAGAATGCTGCGACTGCTGCTGCATGTCACCACGCCGTCTTGTTGGAACATAATACCCACTTGAAGGGGATGCTGTACCGCCAGAACTATTATTATGCGCAGCTTGCTGGTTTTGCATGTAAGCATTAGAAAAATACAACTGTGCTTGCTGAATAGATTGCCTAGACACCTGCTGctgttgctgttgttgttgctgctgctgctgttgatGCAGGTGctgctgttgttgttgctgatgCTGATGTTGTTGCTGTTGTGTCAGTTGTGATTTTGTCCCAGTGCTTGAAGAGGTAATGTGGGTATTGCCTAGGCTCGAAGGAACATTCCTCCCACCCACAGGAGATGACTTCTGGCTGGGCACTGATGGTGAGTTCTTCACCTGCTGAGATGACAATGAAGAAGCTTGCCCGGCTTTATTACCATTGGAATTTGAGGTATTTGTCCTTGGGCTTCCACCAGCACTCTTTGACATTGACGAAGTCGTAGTTGTGGGTGAGCCAACCATTATTGGAGGAGATGGGGACTGGTTACTGTTAGGTTGCATCCCCTGATTTTGGGTGGAAGACTTTGGGTTGGCTGCAAAAGAAATCTGAGTGTGACTTTGCTGTGTGCGTGCTGGCTTTTGAGGATGAGTTTTCAGCGATGATGAGGTTGATGAGGCCAGTGATGAGGCAGGAACCTGGGAAGTACTTGTCCTGGATGAATTCTTCCACTGAGGAGATTGAGATGGACTGGTGCTACTTTGGACAAGGTTATGGGGGAATGAAGAAAGTGCATTGGGAAACTTTGCAGCCATAGAAGAGGTTGAAGGAAGGTGATCAGAGTAAACGCTGCCATTGCTTGTTGCTGGTGTCTTACTTCGAGCTGCATTTTTCTGTAGCTGTTGCTTCTGAAGCTGAAGCATCTGATGTTGTTGCTGCTGCAATTGATGTTGTTGCTGCAACTGCTGTTGTTGCTGCTGCATCTGCTGTTGCTGGTGATTCCGCATTTGCTGCTGATATTGCTGCTGAGGTGTGGGAGCATTAACAGCAGTCACAGACGCGGGCATAACAGAACTGGATGCTCTGCCAGGAGCAGAACTGAGGTTCAGACTTCGTGCCGCAGAGCTATCTAGGACATTGTTTCCCGGTATTGTAGAAGCAGAACCATCAGTGGAGAAAGCAATGGAATGACCAGCAGTTGAAGCCTTCCCTGTCATGCCCTTTCTTTCCTCTTCCACATTAGAGGAATCACCTCCTCCGCTTTTTCCTTCTTCAAGGTGGCGATAATTCTTTTTCTGTTGAGCGGCTTGCACAGGAACAGCAGTCATACTCTGTTGATAGCTTTGCCTTGTAACCTCTGGGAGGCTCTGGAGAATGGCTTGATTCTGTGCTAGGGAAGCCATGTCAAGGCCAGCAGCAGCGCTAGCACCATTTAAAGCAAAAGACATGGCAAAAGCTTGAGATGCTTCAACCCCAGCCTTTGAGCCTTGCTGCTGCTTCTTTTCACTGCCACCAGCAGCAGTTGCTCCACTGGCACTACCCGTTGGAGGTGTCATTAAAGCGAAGTTTGGAAGGGGCATAGGCATTGCAAAATTTTGAGCATACATGTTCGGACGAGAGATTCGACTATCAGCAGTTGATGGACTATCTTCACCACCCATCTCATGTTCAAGTTGGCGAGCTTGGTGAGGGGCATGtggattttgttgatgttgccGCTGATGCTGCTGCAGCTGTAGTGTCTGTGAAGACTGGTTTTTTGAGGCAGGAAACCCTTGCAACCCAACATTACCACCATGCACGCCACTGGAAGGTGGCCTCTGCTGCTGGTTTTGCAGATGCTTCTGCGATGATGAAGAACCACCGGAAATACTAGGGTTCTGATGACCTTGTTGACTTTGCTGTGATTGAGAGGGTGGTTGCTGCTGCTGAAGCTGAGAAGGATGCAGCATTTGGGAAGAATAGAAAGACCCACTAAAATAAGGTAGAGTCTGAGCATGAGGTCCTCTATAAGCTGGTGGTGCACCAACATGTGCTGGCATTGAAAATGGATAAGCATTGTTCTGCAAAATTGCCAGATACTGAGGTTCATTTCCAGGATAATTGAAGCTCATCGCGGGAGCTACAGCAGGTGTCGCTGCAGCAGTAATTGCTGAAGAGTTCACTGAACTTGGCAAAGCTGCACTGCCAGCATTGGGAGACTTCACAGACCCAGGTCGAACAGAAGCAGCAGCTGCCGCCTGTTGCTGGCTCAAAGGGAAAATGAAAGCAGGGCCGTGCTGAAATTCAATAAGTAACActgaatcaatatatatacagcCCCTAATGTCCTTTCAAaggataaataaaaaataaaaataaaaataaaaacaacaacaaaagaaaGCATACCAAGATATTACTAGGGGCGCCTGGAGGTAGAGCTTGCTGGATTACTAATTGCTTTCTCTGTGCATCCATAAGATTGGCTGCTGGCAAAGCTTTGTCCTTCCCAGTTTGGGCAGGAAACATAGCATGCCCCTGCCCCTTGTCAGGTGCAGAATTTGCACCCCTACCGGGAATATTCGCATGAAATTCTGGGGGAATTACGCTAGGATTGACGTGCTTGGTCCCATATAGAGATCCTGAACCAGCTGCCACCGGCCAGAATGGATTCATCTTCGACATTTGCTGGTGATAATATATATTCCTTGCAATGTAGCAATGAGTAGCACACCTCTTTGGCCGAGGCTGGTTGAAAAGCACTTGCGGTGGCTGCTTTAGTTCAAAATTTCgtcagaagaagaaaatgaaggagTTGTGAAGAGTTTCAAGAAGAGATTgaaaagtgaaagaaaacCCAAATCATAGACTTACTTGTATAGCAGCTGCAGGAACAGCACTCCCATCCACGGAAACAACTCCTTGTACAGGTGCCATGTATCTGCTGATAAAAAACACAAGCGAGTATAAAAACCAGACCAAGAAACTTTGCTAACAGAGAGCGAAGAACAACACAACACAAAAATGACCCAATCGTACCCCATTGGAGAAAGCCCTCCTGGCCAGCCACCAGGCACAGACATTGGCAAAGGTACAGAGACCGGTTGCACTGAAGAAGAATATGACAAAAATCACTAAACTGGCAACCAAAATGGCCAATCCAATGCTCAAATAACCCCAAGAAGCTGAGATCacgagagaaagaaagaaacgaACTTACCGGCAGTTTTCTCGACGATATGTTGTTGCTTAGTAGTAACATGATGCTGGAGCAGCTTGTTACTGCTACTAAACCCAGCATTGCCACTATCTCTATCACTCTTCTCCAAATCAAGCTGGAGATCAATGTTCCTTTCTTTACCAACCACAGCACCCTTCTTAAGCTTAGCTTCTTCCACTGTTGCTGCAGCTGCTCTGTTAGACTTCTCAGTTTCCAAATTTGCATTCTCCTCCTTCCCAAATTTCAGAGGTTTGTTGTCATCATCTCTGGTCATCAAAGACTTTAATTCCTGCACCCAAAAACAAACAGTGCTattaaattcaacaaaaatcaCCATCATACCAAACAAGAAGGCTAAGGCAAGTGGCAGTGGTGGGGCCCCCACTCACCGTTTCTGCAACTGTGACCGTAGGTTTGGGATCTACAGACACAAAATCAACCCCACCATCCCTTTCTGGAGAAGATCTTAATGGAGGAGGAGCCTGTAACATTTAAAAAACCCAGTTAATAAAATCCTTCTTTACaataattcatttttttatatataaataaataaatgagaagataAATCTCGTTTTTTAGATAACAAAGACACCTCACCATCAGATCTATCTGGAACTTCTCTTCCCGGTGGTTCTCAATCTCAGAGATGGTTGAATTTCTGGGTAAAAACACcagaaaaataagaattagagagaaaaaaaatcgaGGACACAATTTTTAtatttcccaaaaaaaaaaaaggctttTGATGCTCACGCTTTATTGGTCGCTGTCATATCCCCACGATTATCATCTAATCTGAACACTGGCGATTCCTTCTTTGGAGATTGAGCTTCATCTTTCCTGGACTTCGGATTTTGACTCTGCGGTTCTTCATTTCCCGGCTTTGAATCTGATACAGCCCTGCTCTGCGGCTTTATTGACTCCTCAACCGATTCGGGCCGGGGATCAGGTACCGGAATGGCGAGGGAATTGGACAACTTTTTGTAGGAAAACCCACCATTTTCAGGGACGGATTTTGGGTTTTTCTCCAAATTTGACGATGAAGCCTCAATCTTCGTGGATTGATCTGCAGTGACCTTGTTTGTAGTCGAAATGGCGCTGCTCTGAACTGGGAAAATCGAGGGGTGTTCCTCATCATACTTCGGAGGCACTCGCGGCCGCTTCCTCTTAGGAGCTGTTGAATCCAATCAAACACATAGAAATTCATAAAAACTTGGGAAGACGCCGAAACAGAGCATTGGGGAGGAGAACAAGAAATGATATAAGACTGAGCTGCCAGGAGCTCATATACCCACCCGTAGCGTAGATAGAAGTTGCGGATGAGCTGGAATTTTGTGGGAAAGAAGACGTCAACTGAGGCGCACATGGCGAGTTCGAGATCGGCGATGAGACTCTTGATTTCGCCTCACTGGTGGACTTGTTGGTTTCTCTTGATTCAAGCTTGGTCGAATCCGTGGCTGTAGTATTAGTATCTTGCTTTGTTGGACCCTGCGGTTGCCTCATCATCCCGTACAACACCTCAGCGATCTCTATCTCTATCTCGTCTTGGGCTGACGGCGAGGATTTCGTTATCGCCGTTGACATCTTCGCCGGCTTCAATCTTGGGCCATTTGGTCTCTacacaaacagaaaaaaatcGTCAGtagaggaaagaaaagaaaactccATAGAAGCAGAAAATGAATCGAATTCGAGTTAACCCACCGTCTTCTTCCTAATCGAAGCGTGAGAGGAAGACGGCGAGGTCGGAGCCGGAGACGGCTGCGCCACAGACGATGTGCTAGGCCGGACAGGAGAAGTCGATGCCTGCCGGTGAAATTGGTCTCCGACGACTCCACAACTGGAAGGCCATTCATGAGACCTCTTCGTAGAGGCTGAAAATTACAGAAAACGACAAAAGTAAAAAATCAAGAATCCCCAGAATCCAATCTGGATGTCCATAATCATCAGAgctcttcttttttctctctaCCTGACCGTGCTTTTCTGGGTACAGAAACGCCAATCATCTCGTCGGTGACCTTCAACGCCGGCAGCGGTCGAAAAggcttattattattattatgaaCCGGAGGAAAGCtcttgcggtgattcaacaaCGAAGACGACGAAGAGAGCGACGTCGTTGGCGGATTCGGCGGAAGCATACGAATAGagccaccgccgcctccatCGTCGTATTCATCCTCGTCTTCATCGTTGACACTCTCCTCCGAACTCTCATCACCGCCGTCGTCTCTATTGCTTCCGTGCATCAGCCTCTCGGCTCTTCTCCTCTTGTTCCGGCTCATCCGATCCCGTTCCCGATCTCTGTCCCGGTCACGGTCACGGTCACGGTCTCGATCCCGATCCCGATCCTTCTTCCCGCTCCCTCCTCGATCTCTCAGCCTCGACGTCTCCTGTAACTCCATCGGCCCATCGTCCTCtgcacaaataaaaataaaaagcacCATTAAAAtccaatcaatcaatcaaaaacTGAAACCGACTTAGATCTGGGtgctagagagagagaaagagagagagagagtctgaCCTGGAGAGTCTCTGAGGCTGTGATTCCTGTGTCTTCTTCTCGACAACCCATTCGTCGCCGCCATAGTTCCTCTCCTCGCATCTCTAATCCTATCCATCTTCCTACTCCCAATTAATCTACCCTAAAACACCTACAAAGCTAACCCCATCTACGGAATCTCACTACTCAAAGCCACCGGATTCGCCCCACAACGCCGGAAATGATCTCTCACAAAAACAATAAAGATCTCAACCCTCGCTTATCTTCTTCACCTCTCACtctcccctctctctccctctctctgtCTATCTATCTGCTCTTCTAGCCCCCTCTCgcctttttctctctctctctctctctttccaaAACTCTCCGTCTTCTTTTTGTGCTCTCTATCAGTCTATCTCTCAATATCCTCTTTTTTCGCTATTTCACTGGGAGCCAAACCGACTCCAGACCCCGGTGGACGGTCCAGATCTCGTGCCAGACCTCCTAGGTCGACGCATCAAGCGGTTCGTATCCCTCCTCGAACCAACATGGCATCATCTCTCACCGTACATTACAGGACCTCCACCTTTTTCTGTCTGGTCCCTCCACGTGTCATGGCCTTTTTTCCTTCCTTCCCAAGCTTTCTCACGTTTACTCACTCACTACCGATTCGGTGCTTTTATATTATTAAATACCTAAtttaaatcaataaaaacaGATAAAGATAATTTCTATTATCTTTTTCTCTGGCACTGTAGCCCACGAATCCACGATTACAGTGAATATTATAAGGAAACACCACCGGAGACCGGTGACCGGCTACTCCCGGTGGGGATAGACCTCGGTAAAAGCAACGTGAGGATCACAGGGGGAATCTACATGACCGCAAATAATATCATTCCAGCCGgtcaaattacacaaattcaATACCCCTGGGCCCTCGTCTTTGTGTTTTCCCTTTTTTATGTCGAAAATATTTTACATTATTTTCAGGATGATGACAAATTCCCATATATCGACAAGGGCAGGCCCACATGACTTGTACCAACGCTGGACGCAGCGGATCTGCCCTTTACCGTCACACCAACTCTTCCTCTCTGATCGGCGTCTACTGGCGAGGAacttaagaaaataatattttaaaaggaaataaatttaccgattattttttattcgttaatattatgtcaatttttttaaaacttatgtcatatttcaattattatgtaaatattaattaagaaaAGATGCATTAgtttaagaaaataaatacaaaataaataaataaaaaatagtcaGAAAATTTGCTTGTTTCAAAGCAGACACCCGAACACAGATTCGTCCGAGCTGGCAAACCGAAACTTAATAAAAGGCTCGTGCGTGTCGGTCCATGCGGCCCCCTGCGCTCGAATCAGACGGTCCAGACGCGCCCGCAGCCGGGGGTGGAGATCACTCTCTTCGAGTCACGGTCACGGAACTTCCGAGAGAGCCGTGGGTCCCACAAAGGTTTAGCTGCCGATCCGAAATTATTTCCTCGCGTTGGCCTATTGTCAGGTTCGTGGGATATGGCAGCTTACCGTGACGTGTACCGGGTCGCACAGcaaaaaaaggaagataatattttgtttattgccttttctcttttataattttttccaACAAACGCGGTCAAATTTCACTGCGCGGTTAAATGAAAGTTGCATTTACACGCACGATTTGTTTTTAACTGAAAAAGGGGGACGCTTTTCCGTCTCTAACACTCCACGCGCTTATTGCGGAGTTTGACATTTAATTACCCAGATGCATATAAAATCTGTTCAATTGTGGCAGTGTCATTTTCTCCACGTGTCGGAGACTCGTGACGACACGTAGTACATTCCCGCCTCGGATCTTGCTATTGGCTACTTTTTCTACGGCCTCACCATAGTAAAAAAGAAGGCTCCGGCAGCGATAGTCTCACCCGCCTGTGACGGTTCCTGCTCAAGTGGGCAGTGGGAACTCTTAGAACACGGCTGGGTGGGTTGATTAGTACTCCACAAAAAAGAGGGTATAATTTAGTAGACAAGTGTGTCCACGTCAGAACGTAGGGTCCATCCTAGTTGCTGTCCCCACCACAGTGGATCCCGTTCTCCAGTTCTTGTCGCCTTGCGAGGAGGGCTAGGCTTTTCATTCTCGCTCGCCATCGTGGACTCCCCTAACATATGTCACGTGTCCGTCTATGGTGCTACGTTAACTGCCATCGTGGCATTGTTGTGACCGTTTACGTAACCCTAGCCGTCAACAGCAACAACAAGAAACTGGTGATGTGACCATAAGTTGCTCCTATATATTATTAGACGCTCTAATAATCACCAGTCACCACCCATAAATAGACtaataataattaagtaaTCTAATGGATTTTGATTATTATAATGTGACAGCCAAAAACTGAGAATAAATTAGTTTAATGCCGTATTGCGTGATTGCATTATGAGCATTTGCAAACTATTGGTCTTCCCCATTTGGGGATGCTTCCCGCATCAATAGAATTTATTCAATTAAATTAATGATGTGATCCGTATATTAGTTACTCTATTTACAGATCGCGACGGAATTTATATTTAATTGAGTTGATATACTTTGTGTGAAATTGAAGGTCATTTATATGGGCGATTTGCCCTGCGAAATATACCACATTTTCCACTGAAAAATGTCACCAGATTGTTATTTATGACTTTACCCAAAACACCCGACACTTTTGATCTAGGGTTGGGCCTCATCGCCATGAGACTTGCAAGGTTTCGCGGTTCGGCTACGACTCTACGagttatgttttggtttttctaATTTGATACAATATGTTACTTGGCATTCATGTACTCACCTCTATGGAATGGTGTAATTTGGTCGAGTTCTCGATAACGAAAACAACGGTCATATCAACACATAGCCCAAAGTGAGTGTTGTTGGCGTGGGAAGAGGATTCGCTTTTAAGTTTTATCAGGTTAGATAGGTGCTTTTTAATTTTGCACAATGTTCTTGGGTGGTGCAGTGTCCTTTGGTATGTCGTTATTTCATTCATGCGTCGTAGATGCGATGGTTTAGTCAATACGTGCGACATTGTGCACAACTTGGAATTGAGGTTTCTTGCCATCCCTTGGCCTTTTCGAACTTTTTATTAGTCGGTACTCTCTTTTCATAATTCTAAAGATAGCAatctagttttattttaataaatccAGACGGATTTAAGGGATCTGTGCACTTTCGTGCATATAGTGAATCCTTCATGGTGGCATCGATATAAGGCTGAAGTTATTTCGATGAGTTTGATGTCAAATAAGTGATATAATCATATATACCATTGTAAATATTAGCGTACCGATCAGTTTTCCAACTCAACTCCAACCCAAGGTAATTAATAATATGAACCGGCCATAAGTACCAAGATAGCCCATAGAAGAGGATATTTCGTACCACCAGTGTAAACCAACACCAACAATCCAGCCCTCCTGGCTCCACTCCCGTAGAAGTGGCCTCTCGCCAGTGGATCCATATAACCAAACCCGTTTGACGTCTCTGTCCCTTTCTTTACCAAAAGGaattttttaattacataTAGAATAATTGAATCAGTCTATAAAAAATATACTTTTAACTATCCTAAAAAACTAAATTTTGAATCTGAAAAATACCTGAGCTACAATTAAAAGGCTTAGAGACATGAAGATTCTCATATAGAGTATGACACTTAAAGTCTCAGCGTTAAGTAATGAATAATGGTAAGATCCTCTAAATAATGTAGTTACAAATCACAAAATTGATCCATTTTGTTCACTTATTGTCGATCAGAGGTGAAAAGCTCAACCCATGAGTAAATATATTACTCTATATAGCTGATGCAGCCAAATAGATATTACGGTATCTCTTATAGTTGTAATTTCTGGCAATACATAACTTGTCGATATGTGCGAAAGTTTAACTatagtatattttagttttattattgactaattaattattaaaaaaatacacaattgattAAGGAAAGCTTAAGAATTTGAAATATATCTTAAGAAATTAGAAAGGTCAATTATGATGGGTGGCCTTAACCTTCGGGCAATGGCAACCTTGAAGTGCAATCTTATTTTGGTTGTTGttatttttcatattattTAGGCAAAAATGCCGATTTGTACCTCAAATTTGGtcttaattgtcaatttgcaccccgaacttgcatttgaatcaatttacctcataaacttggtaaaaattaccgatttacaccctgaacttacatttgagtcaatttacctcctaaacttggtaaaaattgttgatttgcaccatatccattaaatttaatgttttcaatccaattttaagttatatgtcatgcatttaaggggtagtattgtcattatatatttattcatatttaataataaaataaattaataaaattacttaagaggaacacttgcaacaatgtttgttttttcgaaacacgttattgatttatatatttattattttatgtgatatggtatgttaaaagatattagaaaaatataaataaataaatacattaaaaattaaaaataaatatgtgttccgagagaattattattctaccattgtgtgtgttttagccttattaggttttctgttagagatagattcacatctctgtaatagattaggattcCGAATcatacgagattgtggttatgtaatgcctatatattggcctcattatcaattaataaacggttacgttctgttctattacgtcgttattattctcttttttttcctcctccaacaatgtgtacatataaaaatatatttatacacaacacactatatttgaatgggtggatatgttgaatatataattcaaagtagggttaagtatgtagaaaaaagatgtaaataaataatttgattaacaaaataatcctcattttaaagaatatttttatttatttttaagaaaaatataaatagaaaatgacaacattacctctcatgtgcatgacatgtgacgcaaaattggatagaaacagttaaatttaacggatgaggtgcaaatcggcaatttttaccaagtttaggaggtaaattgactcaaatacaagttcggtgtgtaaatcggcaatttttatcaagtttagggaggtaaattgactcaaatgcaagttcagggtgcaaattgacaattaaaaccaaatttggggtgtattttgacaattttg
This is a stretch of genomic DNA from Argentina anserina chromosome 4, drPotAnse1.1, whole genome shotgun sequence. It encodes these proteins:
- the LOC126792613 gene encoding protein TIME FOR COFFEE isoform X1; translation: MDRIRDARRGTMAATNGLSRRRHRNHSLRDSPEDDGPMELQETSRLRDRGGSGKKDRDRDRDRDRDRDRDRDRERDRMSRNKRRRAERLMHGSNRDDGGDESSEESVNDEDEDEYDDGGGGGSIRMLPPNPPTTSLSSSSSLLNHRKSFPPVHNNNNKPFRPLPALKVTDEMIGVSVPRKARSASTKRSHEWPSSCGVVGDQFHRQASTSPVRPSTSSVAQPSPAPTSPSSSHASIRKKTRPNGPRLKPAKMSTAITKSSPSAQDEIEIEIAEVLYGMMRQPQGPTKQDTNTTATDSTKLESRETNKSTSEAKSRVSSPISNSPCAPQLTSSFPQNSSSSATSIYATAPKRKRPRVPPKYDEEHPSIFPVQSSAISTTNKVTADQSTKIEASSSNLEKNPKSVPENGGFSYKKLSNSLAIPVPDPRPESVEESIKPQSRAVSDSKPGNEEPQSQNPKSRKDEAQSPKKESPVFRLDDNRGDMTATNKANSTISEIENHREEKFQIDLMAPPPLRSSPERDGGVDFVSVDPKPTVTVAETELKSLMTRDDDNKPLKFGKEENANLETEKSNRAAAATVEEAKLKKGAVVGKERNIDLQLDLEKSDRDSGNAGFSSSNKLLQHHVTTKQQHIVEKTAVQPVSVPLPMSVPGGWPGGLSPMGRYMAPVQGVVSVDGSAVPAAAIQQPPQVLFNQPRPKRCATHCYIARNIYYHQQMSKMNPFWPVAAGSGSLYGTKHVNPSVIPPEFHANIPGRGANSAPDKGQGHAMFPAQTGKDKALPAANLMDAQRKQLVIQQALPPGAPSNILHGPAFIFPLSQQQAAAAASVRPGSVKSPNAGSAALPSSVNSSAITAAATPAVAPAMSFNYPGNEPQYLAILQNNAYPFSMPAHVGAPPAYRGPHAQTLPYFSGSFYSSQMLHPSQLQQQQPPSQSQQSQQGHQNPSISGGSSSSQKHLQNQQQRPPSSGVHGGNVGLQGFPASKNQSSQTLQLQQHQRQHQQNPHAPHQARQLEHEMGGEDSPSTADSRISRPNMYAQNFAMPMPLPNFALMTPPTGSASGATAAGGSEKKQQQGSKAGVEASQAFAMSFALNGASAAAGLDMASLAQNQAILQSLPEVTRQSYQQSMTAVPVQAAQQKKNYRHLEEGKSGGGDSSNVEEERKGMTGKASTAGHSIAFSTDGSASTIPGNNVLDSSAARSLNLSSAPGRASSSVMPASVTAVNAPTPQQQYQQQMRNHQQQQMQQQQQQLQQQHQLQQQQHQMLQLQKQQLQKNAARSKTPATSNGSVYSDHLPSTSSMAAKFPNALSSFPHNLVQSSTSPSQSPQWKNSSRTSTSQVPASSLASSTSSSLKTHPQKPARTQQSHTQISFAANPKSSTQNQGMQPNSNQSPSPPIMVGSPTTTTSSMSKSAGGSPRTNTSNSNGNKAGQASSLSSQQVKNSPSVPSQKSSPVGGRNVPSSLGNTHITSSSTGTKSQLTQQQQHQHQQQQQQHLHQQQQQQQQQQQQQVSRQSIQQAQLYFSNAYMQNQQAAHNNSSGGTASPSSGYYVPTRRRGDMQQQSQHSQGSSGTSSSGMLSLCTPVTLANNTGTTDPAKAVAAAANNMKGGGLSSQTLIHHAQFAAAQSSGPHHLVPTGFPYVHAVPTVVQMKPAEQKKQPAGE
- the LOC126792613 gene encoding protein TIME FOR COFFEE isoform X4, translating into MDRIRDARRGTMAATNGLSRRRHRNHSLRDSPEDDGPMELQETSRLRDRGGSGKKDRDRDRDRDRDRDRDRDRERDRMSRNKRRRAERLMHGSNRDDGGDESSEESVNDEDEDEYDDGGGGGSIRMLPPNPPTTSLSSSSSLLNHRKSFPPVHNNNNKPFRPLPALKVTDEMIGVSVPRKARSASTKRSHEWPSSCGVVGDQFHRQASTSPVRPSTSSVAQPSPAPTSPSSSHASIRKKTRPNGPRLKPAKMSTAITKSSPSAQDEIEIEIAEVLYGMMRQPQGPTKQDTNTTATDSTKLESRETNKSTSEAKSRVSSPISNSPCAPQLTSSFPQNSSSSATSIYATAPKRKRPRVPPKYDEEHPSIFPVQSSAISTTNKVTADQSTKIEASSSNLEKNPKSVPENGGFSYKKLSNSLAIPVPDPRPESVEESIKPQSRAVSDSKPGNEEPQSQNPKSRKDEAQSPKKESPVFRLDDNRGDMTATNKANSTISEIENHREEKFQIDLMAPPPLRSSPERDGGVDFVSVDPKPTVTVAETELKSLMTRDDDNKPLKFGKEENANLETEKSNRAAAATVEEAKLKKGAVVGKERNIDLQLDLEKSDRDSGNAGFSSSNKLLQHHVTTKQQHIVEKTAVQPVSVPLPMSVPGGWPGGLSPMGYMAPVQGVVSVDGSAVPAAAIQPPQVLFNQPRPKRCATHCYIARNIYYHQQMSKMNPFWPVAAGSGSLYGTKHVNPSVIPPEFHANIPGRGANSAPDKGQGHAMFPAQTGKDKALPAANLMDAQRKQLVIQQALPPGAPSNILHGPAFIFPLSQQQAAAAASVRPGSVKSPNAGSAALPSSVNSSAITAAATPAVAPAMSFNYPGNEPQYLAILQNNAYPFSMPAHVGAPPAYRGPHAQTLPYFSGSFYSSQMLHPSQLQQQQPPSQSQQSQQGHQNPSISGGSSSSQKHLQNQQQRPPSSGVHGGNVGLQGFPASKNQSSQTLQLQQHQRQHQQNPHAPHQARQLEHEMGGEDSPSTADSRISRPNMYAQNFAMPMPLPNFALMTPPTGSASGATAAGGSEKKQQQGSKAGVEASQAFAMSFALNGASAAAGLDMASLAQNQAILQSLPEVTRQSYQQSMTAVPVQAAQQKKNYRHLEEGKSGGGDSSNVEEERKGMTGKASTAGHSIAFSTDGSASTIPGNNVLDSSAARSLNLSSAPGRASSSVMPASVTAVNAPTPQQQYQQQMRNHQQQQMQQQQQQLQQQHQLQQQQHQMLQLQKQQLQKNAARSKTPATSNGSVYSDHLPSTSSMAAKFPNALSSFPHNLVQSSTSPSQSPQWKNSSRTSTSQVPASSLASSTSSSLKTHPQKPARTQQSHTQISFAANPKSSTQNQGMQPNSNQSPSPPIMVGSPTTTTSSMSKSAGGSPRTNTSNSNGNKAGQASSLSSQQVKNSPSVPSQKSSPVGGRNVPSSLGNTHITSSSTGTKSQLTQQQQHQHQQQQQQHLHQQQQQQQQQQQQQVSRQSIQQAQLYFSNAYMQNQQAAHNNSSGGTASPSSGYYVPTRRRGDMQQQSQHSQGSSGTSSSGMLSLCTPVTLANNTGTTDPAKAVAAAANNMKGGGLSSQTLIHHAQFAAAQSSGPHHLVPTGFPYVHAVPTVVQMKPAEQKKQPAGE